The following coding sequences are from one Halobacteriovorax sp. JY17 window:
- the thrS gene encoding threonine--tRNA ligase has translation MAKFDLDTIRHSTAHLMAQAISRVFPDTHIQFGIGPVIEHGFYYDVDMEHRLVDEDLEKIEAEMQNLIKENLSIERKEMSRTEALKFFADKNDELKQDLINSFDEDAEITCYQQGDFIDLCRGPHVESTGQLPRFFKLLHIAGAYWRGDENNKMLQRIYAASFSDRKELKAHLNFLEEAKKRDHRKLGKDMELFHFNPVAQASPFFMPKGAFVYNKLIEFMRELYRIYDYQEVITPQILDSDLWHTSGHYEHYKENMYFSRIDEREYAVKPMNCPCHMLMFKHYKYSYRDLPMRYADFGRLHRYEKAGAVTGLTRVRTFCQDDAHIFIDIDGIQDEITKLMEMFFICYDHFGFTGIKVNLSTRPEKKSGDDATWDKAEAALEDALKKSGHEYFIKEGDGAFYGPKIDVEIADAIGRYYQLGTIQLDFQLPERFGLHYTTADGNEEKPVVIHRALLGSLERFFGVYLEHVAGCFPFWLAPEQAVIVPVNNEFHLDFANKLQRELFAKGLRVKVDDRNESMGYKTRQIQQSKAPYMIVIGDREMENNSVSLRKHGEKKTESMTIEELKKLFTELNAEFIPAKLRQS, from the coding sequence ATGGCCAAATTTGACCTAGACACAATCAGACACTCAACTGCACATTTAATGGCTCAGGCCATCTCCAGAGTGTTTCCAGACACCCATATTCAATTTGGGATAGGGCCAGTAATAGAACACGGATTTTACTACGATGTAGATATGGAACATCGTCTTGTTGACGAAGATCTAGAAAAAATCGAAGCTGAAATGCAGAATCTTATAAAAGAGAATCTATCAATCGAAAGAAAAGAGATGTCTCGTACTGAAGCCCTTAAGTTCTTCGCAGACAAAAATGATGAACTCAAACAAGACCTCATTAATAGCTTTGACGAAGACGCCGAAATAACTTGCTACCAACAAGGAGACTTTATCGACCTTTGTCGTGGTCCTCACGTTGAGAGCACAGGACAGCTTCCAAGATTCTTTAAACTACTCCATATTGCCGGTGCCTACTGGCGTGGAGATGAAAATAATAAAATGCTTCAAAGAATTTATGCGGCAAGTTTTAGTGATAGAAAAGAGCTTAAGGCCCATTTAAACTTCTTAGAAGAAGCAAAAAAGCGTGACCATAGAAAGCTTGGAAAAGACATGGAGCTCTTCCACTTTAATCCTGTGGCACAAGCTTCTCCTTTCTTTATGCCAAAAGGTGCTTTTGTTTATAATAAGCTTATCGAGTTTATGAGAGAGCTCTATAGAATCTACGATTATCAAGAAGTGATCACACCACAAATTCTTGACTCTGATCTCTGGCACACGAGTGGTCACTATGAACACTATAAAGAAAATATGTACTTCTCAAGAATTGATGAGAGAGAGTACGCCGTAAAGCCAATGAATTGTCCATGTCACATGCTTATGTTTAAGCATTATAAGTATTCTTATAGAGACCTTCCAATGAGATATGCTGACTTTGGTAGACTTCATAGATACGAGAAAGCTGGAGCAGTTACAGGGCTCACAAGAGTTAGAACTTTCTGCCAAGATGATGCCCATATCTTTATCGATATTGATGGTATCCAAGATGAGATCACAAAACTAATGGAGATGTTCTTCATTTGTTACGATCACTTTGGATTTACAGGAATTAAGGTCAACTTATCCACAAGACCTGAAAAGAAATCTGGTGATGATGCCACATGGGACAAAGCAGAAGCGGCCCTTGAGGACGCTCTTAAAAAGAGTGGTCATGAATACTTTATCAAAGAAGGAGACGGAGCATTCTACGGTCCAAAAATTGACGTAGAGATTGCTGACGCCATTGGAAGATACTATCAACTTGGAACAATCCAATTAGACTTCCAACTTCCTGAGAGATTTGGACTACATTATACGACAGCTGACGGTAATGAAGAAAAACCAGTTGTTATCCACAGGGCCCTACTTGGATCTCTGGAGAGATTCTTTGGAGTCTACCTTGAGCACGTTGCCGGATGCTTCCCATTTTGGTTAGCCCCTGAACAAGCGGTCATCGTTCCTGTTAATAATGAATTTCACTTAGACTTTGCCAATAAGCTTCAAAGAGAATTATTCGCCAAAGGACTTAGAGTAAAAGTTGACGATAGAAATGAATCGATGGGCTACAAGACGAGACAGATTCAACAATCAAAAGCTCCTTATATGATTGTTATCGGAGACAGAGAGATGGAAAATAACAGTGTCTCTCTTAGAAAGCACGGTGAAAAGAAAACTGAATCGATGACAATTGAAGAGCTAAAGAAACTATTTACAGAGCTTAATGCTGAGTTTATTCCGGCGAAGCTTAGACAGAGTTAA
- a CDS encoding D-alanine--D-alanine ligase, with the protein MKNILLLCGGGGSEHDVSLRSADYIYNELLSLNLYKVFKVEIKHNGDRIDQNGELCELRKAGELHFPNSKTTENLDFAIPCIHGPPGENGIIQSIFELMGLPYLGCRPEPSQTCFNKVTTKLWLDTLDIPNTPYVYLSDDSEKSLTKARDFFQTHKDVYIKAASQGSSVGCYHVASREEVDNMIRKAFTFSDYVLIEKTIKARELEVSVYEFNGEIRVSLPGEIICPDGFYDFDQKYSNESKTKTDIEAKNLSSEVINSIQGYALEAFKGLKLRHLSRVDFFFTDTGEVYLNEINTFPGMTPISMFPKMMENHGTKFSQFLKNIIEESI; encoded by the coding sequence ATGAAAAATATTCTTCTCCTTTGTGGTGGCGGTGGAAGTGAGCACGATGTCTCACTTCGCTCCGCGGATTATATCTACAACGAACTTTTAAGTTTAAATCTCTATAAAGTTTTCAAAGTAGAGATCAAACATAACGGAGATAGAATTGATCAAAATGGCGAGTTATGCGAGCTTAGAAAGGCAGGAGAGCTTCACTTTCCAAATTCTAAAACAACGGAAAACCTAGACTTCGCTATTCCTTGTATTCACGGACCTCCAGGAGAGAATGGCATTATCCAATCTATTTTTGAACTCATGGGGCTCCCCTACTTAGGTTGTAGACCAGAGCCAAGTCAAACTTGCTTTAATAAGGTCACTACAAAGTTGTGGTTGGACACTTTAGACATTCCGAATACACCCTATGTCTATCTAAGTGATGACAGTGAAAAGTCTCTTACTAAAGCGAGAGATTTTTTCCAAACTCACAAAGACGTCTATATAAAAGCCGCAAGCCAAGGCTCTTCAGTAGGATGCTATCATGTAGCAAGTCGAGAAGAAGTAGATAATATGATTCGAAAGGCCTTTACTTTTTCAGATTACGTTCTAATAGAGAAGACAATTAAAGCAAGAGAGCTTGAAGTCAGTGTCTATGAATTCAATGGCGAAATAAGAGTGAGCCTTCCCGGCGAAATTATTTGTCCTGACGGCTTCTACGACTTTGATCAAAAATACTCAAATGAAAGTAAGACGAAAACTGATATCGAAGCAAAGAACTTATCCAGTGAAGTTATCAACTCAATTCAAGGCTATGCCCTAGAAGCGTTCAAAGGGCTAAAACTTCGCCACCTCTCAAGAGTTGATTTCTTCTTCACCGATACTGGAGAAGTTTACTTAAATGAGATCAACACATTCCCTGGGATGACTCCAATCTCAATGTTTCCAAAGATGATGGAAAACCATGGGACTAAGTTCTCTCAATTTCTAAAAAATATAATCGAAGAATCTATATAA
- a CDS encoding C45 family peptidase, with amino-acid sequence MKDCDFPILHYQKGNSYKDWGISHGEEYREAIGELFLIRKELMLKRNPSLINHLLPMAQAQYEQTLKYCGDAATELEGIAKGSNLSLTDIVILNNYTDFRDIELTDQGCSTIQVQNESNILSGQTWDMHSSAKNYLCVIEVPETELASKSLILTVTGCVGLMGINTDNCLVGVNNINTTRAEVGLIWPSLVRKTLEGKNLGQMRDILLDAPITSGHNYLISTPKGAEHWEITPTEKDLVHAHGDGEIGSSFHTNHCLGANVSKIESAKNVSATSHARYDILKQKVKNVTDSAQLKKLLQCHEGMPLSICSHYDSGARDPSQTCGGGMADLSSGEIQFWRGCPEYDSNYKEYTYQLNSEEKSFTLKQS; translated from the coding sequence ATGAAAGATTGCGACTTTCCAATACTTCACTATCAAAAAGGAAATTCTTACAAGGACTGGGGTATAAGTCACGGAGAAGAATATAGAGAGGCCATTGGTGAGTTATTTCTCATTAGAAAAGAGTTAATGTTAAAGAGAAATCCTTCTTTAATTAATCACCTACTTCCAATGGCACAAGCACAGTATGAGCAAACGCTTAAATACTGTGGTGATGCTGCGACAGAATTAGAGGGAATAGCCAAAGGCAGTAATCTCTCTCTCACTGATATAGTAATACTAAATAATTATACTGACTTTAGAGATATAGAACTCACCGATCAAGGCTGTTCAACAATCCAAGTTCAAAATGAATCAAACATTCTAAGTGGCCAAACTTGGGATATGCATTCAAGTGCTAAGAATTATCTCTGTGTCATCGAAGTACCAGAAACAGAACTTGCAAGTAAGAGTCTCATTTTAACTGTTACTGGTTGCGTAGGACTGATGGGAATTAATACTGATAATTGTCTGGTTGGTGTAAATAATATTAACACCACAAGAGCAGAGGTTGGTTTAATTTGGCCTTCCCTTGTAAGAAAAACTCTTGAAGGAAAGAATCTTGGTCAAATGCGCGACATTCTCTTAGATGCTCCAATAACTTCAGGACATAATTACTTAATCTCCACCCCTAAAGGTGCAGAACACTGGGAAATAACTCCAACCGAAAAAGACCTTGTTCATGCCCATGGAGACGGAGAGATTGGCTCTTCCTTCCACACAAATCATTGCCTAGGAGCAAATGTCTCAAAGATTGAGAGTGCTAAGAATGTAAGTGCTACAAGTCATGCAAGATACGATATTCTAAAACAGAAAGTTAAGAATGTAACAGATAGTGCTCAACTAAAGAAACTCCTTCAATGTCACGAAGGAATGCCATTATCAATTTGCTCTCACTACGATAGTGGAGCCAGAGATCCTTCACAGACCTGTGGCGGTGGAATGGCCGATCTAAGTTCTGGTGAAATTCAATTTTGGCGTGGATGCCCAGAGTATGATTCAAATTACAAAGAGTACACTTATCAATTAAATAGTGAAGAAAAATCCTTCACTTTAAAACAAAGTTGA
- a CDS encoding GNAT family N-acetyltransferase, whose protein sequence is MGEVSAENLEHLQELDESYFPFPWSEQLWERARLNKDYFAFFDPQCHGFAIFLLSPLDKLAHLTKIVVNPKFRKKGYGAAILNASHSHFRVLGIERCILEVEVGNRSAIALYERHDYKKIHLKKNFYSNGADAHIMEKHL, encoded by the coding sequence TTGGGTGAAGTTTCAGCTGAAAACTTAGAACACTTACAAGAGTTAGATGAATCGTATTTTCCTTTTCCCTGGAGTGAGCAGCTTTGGGAGAGAGCAAGGTTAAATAAAGATTATTTTGCCTTCTTTGATCCTCAGTGTCATGGTTTTGCAATATTTCTACTTAGTCCTCTAGATAAATTGGCACATCTAACAAAAATTGTTGTGAATCCTAAATTTAGAAAAAAGGGGTATGGGGCGGCTATTTTAAATGCTTCGCATAGTCATTTTAGAGTTCTAGGAATTGAGAGATGTATTTTAGAAGTAGAGGTAGGGAATAGATCGGCTATCGCACTCTATGAGAGGCATGATTATAAGAAAATTCATCTAAAGAAAAACTTCTATTCAAATGGCGCAGATGCCCATATAATGGAAAAACACTTATAA
- a CDS encoding winged helix-turn-helix domain-containing protein — protein sequence MMNDNLEMNIRPTEAETSIAFYEFNDQYIPTEDSLSKREIGRSFYQLGKLHYDKSDLDAAEENFLKSLKCAERPRDIFSIFKILGFLIRISSEKLDDEKATAYIAHAEELVDDLTKVLGSLNSEYFYNVGIVKNYGGNFQEAFENFQFAYKKSKEENEPDILAKTLLALSNNCYNRKDYKGALDYLGQLNQLLAIIKKDYLSGAMYLFSAKVYLEVEDFENSLKFFKLANETLQTKKCWNLFGYILLGKGNVYKNMGDFDRALEYFKLASESNDPSVFRRLSNLLNTEIEEVNDSSVDLYLDRNNRKIKERTLGTIDFKHRFVLLEILFLLAKNPGEYYDKEQLAKSIWKDEYNPLIHDKLIYTSVSRLRKLIEPKAAKAEKRKYIIRGKDGYTFNPSAKIRFHMETKNVDDKTIANVELSSPV from the coding sequence ATGATGAACGACAATCTAGAGATGAATATAAGGCCTACAGAAGCTGAAACATCCATCGCTTTTTACGAGTTCAATGACCAATACATACCTACAGAAGACTCACTTTCTAAAAGAGAAATTGGTAGATCTTTTTATCAACTAGGAAAGCTTCACTACGATAAATCTGATTTAGATGCAGCGGAAGAAAACTTTCTTAAGTCTTTAAAGTGTGCAGAGAGACCAAGAGATATCTTCTCAATTTTTAAAATCCTAGGTTTCCTGATTAGAATCTCTTCTGAGAAATTAGATGATGAAAAAGCGACAGCTTATATTGCTCACGCGGAAGAGTTAGTTGATGACTTAACTAAGGTTTTAGGAAGTTTAAATTCAGAATATTTCTATAACGTTGGAATCGTAAAAAATTACGGTGGCAACTTTCAAGAGGCTTTTGAGAACTTTCAATTTGCCTATAAGAAATCTAAAGAAGAAAATGAGCCAGATATTCTTGCAAAAACACTCTTGGCCCTTTCAAATAATTGCTATAATAGAAAAGACTATAAAGGTGCACTTGATTACTTAGGGCAACTTAATCAATTGCTGGCAATAATTAAGAAAGACTACTTAAGTGGTGCAATGTACCTCTTTTCAGCGAAGGTTTATCTAGAAGTTGAAGATTTTGAAAATTCTCTTAAATTCTTCAAGCTTGCTAATGAAACTCTTCAGACTAAGAAGTGCTGGAACCTATTTGGATATATCCTCTTAGGCAAAGGAAATGTTTATAAGAATATGGGAGATTTCGACCGTGCTCTTGAGTATTTCAAGCTTGCAAGTGAGTCAAATGACCCTTCTGTTTTTAGAAGACTTTCAAATTTATTAAATACTGAAATCGAAGAAGTTAACGATTCAAGTGTTGATCTCTACTTAGATAGAAATAATAGGAAAATTAAAGAGAGAACTCTTGGAACTATTGATTTCAAGCACCGTTTTGTTCTTTTAGAAATTCTTTTCTTACTCGCCAAGAACCCTGGTGAATACTACGATAAGGAACAGTTGGCCAAGTCTATCTGGAAAGATGAGTACAACCCTCTTATTCACGATAAGCTAATTTATACAAGTGTTTCTAGGCTGAGAAAGCTTATTGAGCCTAAAGCGGCTAAGGCAGAAAAGAGAAAGTATATTATCCGTGGGAAAGACGGTTATACCTTTAATCCATCAGCTAAAATTAGATTCCATATGGAAACGAAGAATGTTGACGATAAAACTATTGCTAACGTTGAATTGAGTTCTCCTGTATAA
- a CDS encoding aminotransferase class III-fold pyridoxal phosphate-dependent enzyme, translated as MKLPIINTKTEEYSKALLNKFYDNEFIPAEKKNYLTDLKKSTGPFLAIDDENGETKYLMDAASQIATLGLGFSPSVFFGTAHYLSSWTNDSNSSEFKNIRKAFTEILKRKINWENLDLTICNSGAEANEIALGYCYEKRVNRSANKVLAFEGSFHGRMMITLSSTWNKTKREPFEWPGHETTYCTFPELETDEMNPLAPQGWQSLWADASLKDLEVPNDWKKDSQVAKEIDSLLEVREKLQAGDIFAVIVEPMQCEGGDRYASGRFNEALILLSHSFNIPVIHDEVQTGFHLGKEFFWHREFKLRNDLGEEISPDYVVCAKKAQVGLVLSKENHKKREQLQVASVIRGYLHAVALDQSQELIQALEKTSRDLLSKLCAKFPEKITRPRANGMAFGFELPSSEITTEFINKRFAHGLLYYPAGDKTLRFRLNTSFTKKDIEYLFNRLEVMAQEILEGKSSAAICEIETRNRSNDSIYDWQELLLLTKLNLFQGDDLSGEVFIEEIQKLFKKTTGYQILRINQNNFDKWKDKVHQMQLDIYEPARQTEIMKFEQCALSEKGVAVAIVDGESLLAMSFSSPLDLNPLERGVRNDPDFKNSNALYMVDSTVGKRLQGKGVGRYLKYALTCFAMIEDIEKINGRNRDRMAASMLNINLSLGAHEIMYMSEDYPDFEKYRDVLYYSCPTIFKKDSLVLSDAINSPLGSSDLTNEYVTEQLPYLVNKVCLSNFVSTRFLEQLSALKTELPEELKHIYTTSGQSECVDKLAKSIWYNQEEKTNHMVTFKGHYFGEGSFLARSLSSTCDTFFNVTHLEQPTEDNLEEVLKSLEDTLKKTKTMAVWLEPLTQLTMTKLSEEVIEKIITVTRKYGAKVIFNETASSFYRYSSESFFASKNKTIGPDAAMAFLGGQAGLCFMKKENFLAKPLMLISTWDGDEFSLSNYNKAVSSINNDLSSFIQTRLEFTNKLTELLEEYQIEEMEIENGCGYFIGNISVQLKRYFTREGNRFIVNPSYSAMREFIKEDI; from the coding sequence ATGAAGCTTCCAATAATAAATACAAAGACTGAAGAATATTCAAAAGCATTACTTAATAAATTCTATGACAATGAATTTATACCTGCAGAGAAGAAGAACTACTTAACCGACTTAAAGAAGTCTACTGGTCCATTCCTCGCAATTGATGACGAAAACGGTGAGACAAAGTACTTAATGGATGCCGCTTCTCAAATTGCAACACTAGGCCTTGGTTTCTCTCCTTCAGTATTCTTTGGGACTGCACACTACCTATCCAGTTGGACAAATGACAGTAACTCATCAGAGTTTAAAAATATCAGAAAGGCCTTTACTGAAATTTTAAAGAGAAAAATAAATTGGGAAAACCTAGATTTAACAATTTGTAATTCAGGAGCAGAGGCCAATGAAATAGCCCTTGGCTACTGTTATGAGAAGAGAGTTAATAGGTCGGCCAATAAAGTTCTCGCATTTGAAGGAAGTTTTCACGGAAGAATGATGATTACTCTCTCTAGTACTTGGAATAAAACAAAGAGAGAACCATTTGAATGGCCAGGTCATGAAACGACGTATTGTACTTTTCCTGAACTAGAAACTGATGAGATGAATCCTCTTGCACCACAAGGCTGGCAATCCCTTTGGGCCGATGCTAGCTTAAAAGATTTAGAAGTTCCAAATGACTGGAAGAAAGACTCACAAGTGGCAAAAGAAATTGATTCCCTCTTAGAAGTTAGAGAGAAGCTTCAGGCCGGAGATATTTTTGCAGTCATCGTTGAGCCTATGCAGTGTGAAGGTGGAGATAGATACGCTTCAGGAAGATTCAACGAGGCCTTAATTCTACTCTCACACAGCTTCAATATTCCAGTTATTCACGATGAAGTGCAAACAGGTTTTCACCTTGGGAAAGAATTCTTCTGGCACCGCGAATTCAAACTAAGAAATGATCTCGGAGAAGAGATTTCTCCAGACTACGTTGTGTGCGCTAAAAAAGCTCAAGTAGGCCTTGTCCTATCAAAAGAAAATCATAAAAAGAGAGAACAACTTCAAGTGGCTTCAGTTATAAGAGGCTATCTCCACGCGGTGGCCCTTGATCAATCTCAAGAGTTAATTCAAGCACTAGAGAAAACCTCAAGAGATCTACTGAGTAAGTTATGTGCAAAATTTCCAGAGAAAATCACTCGTCCTCGTGCAAATGGAATGGCCTTTGGCTTTGAACTTCCAAGTTCAGAAATTACCACTGAATTTATTAACAAGAGATTTGCTCACGGACTACTCTATTATCCTGCCGGAGATAAGACTCTTAGATTCAGGCTAAATACAAGTTTTACAAAGAAAGATATCGAATATCTCTTTAATCGCCTTGAAGTGATGGCCCAAGAAATCCTTGAAGGAAAATCATCTGCTGCTATTTGTGAAATCGAAACAAGAAATAGATCTAATGACAGCATCTACGACTGGCAAGAACTTCTTCTTCTCACTAAATTAAATCTCTTTCAAGGAGATGATTTAAGTGGAGAGGTATTCATTGAAGAAATTCAAAAACTATTTAAGAAAACGACTGGATACCAGATTCTTCGAATTAATCAAAATAATTTTGATAAATGGAAAGACAAAGTTCACCAAATGCAGCTTGATATTTATGAACCTGCAAGACAAACTGAAATCATGAAGTTTGAGCAATGTGCTCTTAGTGAAAAAGGTGTTGCTGTAGCGATTGTTGACGGTGAGAGCTTACTTGCCATGAGCTTTAGTTCCCCTCTTGATTTAAATCCACTTGAGAGAGGAGTAAGAAATGATCCTGACTTTAAGAACTCTAATGCTCTTTATATGGTTGACTCTACTGTAGGAAAAAGACTTCAAGGAAAAGGAGTTGGAAGATATTTAAAATATGCACTCACTTGCTTTGCGATGATTGAAGATATTGAAAAAATCAATGGAAGAAATCGAGATAGAATGGCCGCAAGTATGTTAAATATTAACTTATCTCTGGGGGCTCATGAAATCATGTATATGAGCGAAGATTATCCTGACTTTGAAAAATACAGAGATGTTCTCTATTATAGTTGCCCTACGATTTTCAAGAAAGATTCTCTCGTTCTCAGTGATGCTATCAACTCTCCTCTTGGAAGTTCTGACCTCACAAATGAGTACGTAACTGAACAACTCCCCTACCTCGTAAATAAGGTATGTCTTTCAAACTTTGTTTCAACAAGATTCCTAGAACAATTGAGCGCCCTAAAAACAGAGCTACCAGAAGAACTCAAGCATATTTACACAACATCAGGACAATCAGAATGTGTAGATAAGCTTGCAAAAAGTATTTGGTACAATCAAGAAGAGAAAACAAACCATATGGTGACTTTTAAAGGACACTATTTTGGAGAAGGAAGTTTTCTCGCAAGATCTCTTAGCTCTACTTGTGATACTTTCTTTAACGTTACTCACCTAGAGCAACCAACAGAAGATAATCTCGAAGAAGTGCTTAAATCCTTAGAAGATACACTAAAGAAGACAAAGACCATGGCAGTGTGGCTAGAGCCTCTCACTCAACTAACAATGACAAAGCTGTCAGAAGAGGTCATAGAGAAAATCATTACAGTAACGAGAAAATATGGAGCAAAAGTTATCTTCAATGAAACGGCCTCTAGCTTCTATCGTTATTCTTCAGAAAGCTTCTTTGCTTCAAAGAATAAAACTATAGGGCCTGATGCGGCCATGGCCTTTCTAGGAGGACAGGCCGGACTTTGCTTCATGAAGAAGGAAAACTTCTTAGCAAAGCCACTTATGCTCATAAGTACTTGGGACGGAGACGAGTTCTCACTTTCTAATTACAACAAGGCCGTAAGCAGTATTAACAACGATCTTTCAAGTTTTATTCAAACACGTCTTGAGTTTACAAATAAACTAACGGAGCTTCTTGAAGAATATCAAATAGAAGAAATGGAAATAGAAAATGGATGTGGATACTTCATTGGAAATATTTCAGTACAATTAAAGAGATACTTCACCAGAGAAGGCAACCGCTTCATTGTTAACCCAAGCTATTCTGCGATGAGGGAATTTATCAAGGAAGATATCTAA
- a CDS encoding aminotransferase class III-fold pyridoxal phosphate-dependent enzyme, whose amino-acid sequence MNNYPFYLTWTAQKNALKIDIKGAKSSYYITSSDKKLYDLSSTSYQAAFGHSYKPITNAIKKQLDSLPISTPKGIFDLKVNATNKLLDLIGLPGKIFYTISGAESVENALKIARQITGKSIVLARENSYHGATLGALSVTGDWRNKEHRTIDNWTKRIPDPIDDPKAEALEKLIQKIGAEKIAAICIETIIGGNGVFSAPNSWWKALNKLKSKYQFLVILDEVVCGFGRTGKHFGFQHFSIRPDLICMAKVITGGYIPFGAVWTSKKISKLYDNKILSCGLTNYAHPLGLAAMNAVMDAIETESFKREFNLLENELIKSKEKLEKLSNVQEVRQVGLLMAIDLKEKPNFLEFTEKEILVAMVGNRLVLAPPFIISPSKLKTLLGRIYTILKEVN is encoded by the coding sequence ATGAATAACTATCCCTTCTATCTTACATGGACAGCTCAGAAAAATGCTCTCAAGATAGATATTAAGGGCGCAAAGAGCTCATACTATATAACAAGTAGTGATAAGAAATTATATGATCTCTCATCAACAAGCTATCAAGCAGCCTTTGGTCACTCCTACAAACCAATTACAAACGCGATAAAGAAGCAATTGGACAGCCTACCTATTTCAACCCCTAAAGGTATTTTTGATTTAAAAGTCAATGCGACTAATAAACTACTCGATCTCATAGGCCTTCCAGGTAAGATCTTCTACACCATTTCGGGAGCAGAGAGTGTAGAAAACGCCTTAAAAATTGCGAGGCAAATTACGGGAAAGAGTATCGTTCTCGCCAGAGAAAATTCCTATCACGGAGCAACCCTAGGAGCACTCAGTGTCACTGGAGACTGGAGAAATAAAGAACATAGAACAATTGATAATTGGACCAAGAGAATTCCTGATCCAATAGATGATCCAAAGGCAGAGGCCCTTGAAAAATTAATTCAAAAGATTGGAGCTGAGAAGATTGCGGCCATTTGTATTGAAACAATTATTGGGGGCAATGGTGTTTTCAGTGCCCCAAACTCTTGGTGGAAGGCCTTAAATAAACTAAAGTCTAAATATCAATTTCTAGTAATTCTTGATGAAGTCGTTTGTGGGTTTGGAAGAACAGGAAAGCACTTTGGTTTTCAGCACTTCTCTATAAGACCTGATCTCATTTGCATGGCAAAAGTTATTACTGGAGGATACATTCCTTTTGGAGCTGTCTGGACATCAAAGAAGATCTCAAAACTCTATGACAATAAAATACTCTCTTGTGGACTCACTAATTACGCTCACCCTCTAGGTCTAGCGGCCATGAATGCTGTGATGGATGCGATTGAAACAGAAAGCTTTAAAAGAGAATTTAATCTGCTTGAAAATGAATTAATAAAGAGTAAAGAAAAACTAGAAAAACTAAGCAACGTACAAGAAGTAAGACAGGTAGGTCTACTTATGGCAATCGACTTAAAAGAAAAACCTAATTTCTTAGAGTTTACAGAAAAAGAAATTCTTGTGGCCATGGTAGGAAATAGATTAGTCCTTGCTCCCCCTTTTATCATTTCTCCTAGTAAATTAAAAACTCTCCTAGGAAGAATCTACACCATTTTAAAGGAAGTAAATTGA